From Clarias gariepinus isolate MV-2021 ecotype Netherlands chromosome 2, CGAR_prim_01v2, whole genome shotgun sequence, one genomic window encodes:
- the LOC128542924 gene encoding 4-galactosyl-N-acetylglucosaminide 3-alpha-L-fucosyltransferase 9-like, producing MTSNPSVASFQHLVLPLFLLFCFGGVFYTYYKPTISWLSCPNAPVKTQEVCPEECLSALMKNFTHLINTTGTRNYTLVKPQLPQLPVTKPPAGKDIQENHDNDIIMLIWTWPFGFKFDVNDCIPKFGITGCQITDDRSQYDKADGVLFHHRDIGDDIANLLSKPRPPYQKWVWMNMESPDNSGGQNWLDDAFNLTSNYRRDSDVWVPYGKIRKTTGKDKTFEIPPKDKIVCWIVSNWNPNFRRVKYFNELSQHIKVEAYGRAFNRYISDDDYNKILPSCKFYLAFENSIYQDYFSDKLFNPMKVGTVPVVIGPPRDNYEEFIPADSFIHVDDFESAQKLAEHLTFLDQNQEKYEQYFNWRKLFIVEGSFFGLEHACRSCNYIRNYQGYRVFKNINKWYWG from the coding sequence ATGACATCCAACCCTTCAGTAGCATCTTTTCAGCACCTAGTGCTGCCTCTCtttctgcttttttgttttggagGAGTATTTTACACTTACTACAAGCCCACTATCAGCTGGTTATCGTGTCCAAATGCTCCAGTCAAAACACAAGAAGTCTGCCCAGAAGAGTGCCTCAGTGCATTAATGAAAAACTTTACCCATCTTATAAACACCACGGGTACCCGCAACTACACTTTGGTAAAGCCGCAATTACCACAATTACCAGTCACTAAACCACCTGCAGGGAAAGACATCCAGGAGAATCAtgacaatgacatcatcatgtTAATCTGGACCTGGCCATTTGGATTTAAATTTGATGTAAACGATTGTATCCCAAAGTTTGGTATTACAGGATGTCAGATTACAGATGACAGAAGCCAATATGACAAAGCCGATGGTGTTCTGTTTCATCACAGAGATATCGGTGATGATATTGCAAACCTGCTAAGCAAGCCGAGACCTCCATACCAGAAGTGGGTGTGGATGAACATGGAGTCTCCTGATAATTCAGGCGGACAAAACTGGCTAGATGATGCATTTAATTTGACATCAAATTATCGGAGAGATTCCGATGTCTGGGTGCCTTATGgaaaaatcagaaaaacaaCAGGGAAAGATAAAACTTTTGAAATACCACCAAAAGATAAAATCGTCTGCTGGATCGTCAGTAATTGGAACCCCAACTTTAGgagagtaaaatattttaatgaacttAGCCAGCACATTAAAGTAGAGGCTTATGGCAGAGCCTTTAACAGGTACATCAGCGATGATGATTACAACAAGATTTTACCAAGCTGTAAATTCTACTTAGCGTTTGAGAACTCCATATACCAGGACTACTTCTCTGATAAGCTGTTTAATCCTATGAAAGTCGGCACCGTTCCTGTGGTTATTGGGCCACCCAGGGACAACTATGAAGAGTTCATTCCTgcagattcattcattcatgtggACGATTTCGAATCTGCTCAAAAACTGGCAGAACATCTCACATTTCTGGATCAGAACCAGGAGAAGTATGAGCAGTACTTCAACTGGAGAAAACTTTTCATTGTTGAAGGTTCATTTTTCGGTCTTGAACATGCTTGCCGAAGTTGTAATTATATAAGAAACTACCAGGGCTACAGAGTAtttaaaaacatcaataaaTGGTACTGGGGTTAG